In Taeniopygia guttata chromosome Z, bTaeGut7.mat, whole genome shotgun sequence, the sequence CTTACTTCATAGGATTGTTTTCTGGCAGATAGTATATTAAGTCTCTCATGGTCATTTTAGAACGATCTGGTGGAGAACGTCCTTCGATTACTGGAGGCCTGTGTTTCAACTTCTTCCACACaaaccaaaattaaaacaaaagaaaacaataaacacttattttcaccctgaaaatattttctatttcacaaattattattacttttgtTTATTTATGAAGTACCCCATTCATGGAATTTTGTtgttcacacacacacaccactcCCAAGAACCAAAACAAGATTATCTTAAAAGCATCCCTTTCTCAGAGAGAGCATTACAGACCCTTAAGACACTTACCCTTTTCAATACCTGGTACAAATAAGTTAAAAGTTATTCAAAATTACAGAACTCGGACAATGATCAACTTGAAAAATATCCCCAGACAAAAATCCCCAATCCAACCTTCTTGCAGCACACCTCCCTGCTGTATTACAAACAGTGAAACTTTCAAAACTGGAATGTTGactacaaaataaaaccaggtGTCATGTCAAAAAGACTTGTGGTCTAATCAAAGGCAATTTAGGCAATTCCTTGTAAAATCTGTATTATTAGGGAACAAAGTGCTGCTACTGCTTATAAACAGAATAAACGAAGAATTATGACATATGACAGACTACTAGCAGTAAGCAGCTGACAATCATCAGAAAACACTACTGCAAAGAGATAATGTATACAGGGTGAATCAAATGTCTTGCCCTTCACAGATAAGCACTGCTCAACACAGAGGCCTTACCATCCGCTCTTTCTTCAGCTCTTCTTTAAGCATTTCTCTCAATTTCCGAGCCTTGAGGATCCGTTCACGGTCAGAACACGTTTGTTTGACTTTCTCAGGAGAAGGTTTCACAGGtagcttttcctcctgtgttTGTAATCTTTCCTGTGTTGGTCTCTCCTTAAGAGGAGAGGGTACACTCTTCTGCAAGCTAGAATAATTTTTCTGAGCAGCTACACCAACAGTTTGCTCTTTGTTCACAGACTTTTTTAGTGGTGAAAACTGTGGCACTTGTGGCACAGGTGTTTTCTTCTCAGGCAGCATAGGAGACTTCACAGAGCTTTCAACATTACTCTTTTCTGATGGGGAGGGATCCTTATGAAGTGAAGCAATACCATCAGAAGCCTGTGATGTTCGCCTCTGCGGTTTTGGTGCAGAACGCTGAGCACACGATGGTCCAGCTCTGGGTTTGACAAGATTTGGCATGGTGGAGATGCgttttcttctctgtgtaaGCATCTCTGCAGGTTTACTAGCTTCCCCAGTGCCACTTGTATTGTCCGCCTTGTCATCACTGGAAAATTTAAGAAAGTATTCTGAAGTTCTTTACAGTGATAGATTTGTTGCTCTTACTTTCAAGATATGTTTATGGGCCAATCAGTATGAACACTAGGCTACAGGAAAGCAGTTATACACAAGAAGCCATGCTAGGACCAACATGTAGCTGGTACTTCCTCATCAAAGAATTAGCTCTATGAACTGACGTATTATTTTCTAATACTAATCACTGATCAACAAGCTTGCAACAATAACACATTCTCACACCCCACCTCTTTTTTTGGAAGGCTCTCTCCTTTCAGCTGAAAATACACCAGTACCATAAAGCTTTATAAAAAGTTACCCACATAACATAGGCGATATATTAAAAACACTTCAACAAAGCTGTATGTAACAGTGATTTGGTGAATTTTATTACAACAAAACTGAACATTCCTCTTATGCATTTGCAAGTAGGTGATATGTAAACTGTGACTTCCAGAAAAACTTCAGCAAACCACTGCTCATACTTAACACATCAATAGCTCTTAGCTTCCCTGAAAAACTTTGAATGTAAATACTTTTTCTATCACttatgcagaaataattttcaaagtgCAAGTAAAATTGCCAACCATTATGATCATCCCAAATCTGCTGACTCTACCAGTGTTCAGTTTCATGGCTGTTATTCAGAGTAAGACTGCAGTATAATTATAACTGAGTCATAAAGcgggtttttaaaattttatattggAACTATACCTTGTTTCTGTACCTAAGGACAACCACAGCCATGGTTCActtacacattttttaaaaaggtcaAAAGTAAATGCTTTccaagaaatattaaaaaagtatAAACACATGATCAAACTTTTCAAAATTCTCTCCAGCTATGTCTATGCCTATGACTCAGGAAAATGCTGCAGATGATGTATTTGCATTTAGCAGCCTCTGTTAAATGGCTGGATCAATTTGTCCCACACTGTGAGTTCATACACATTTTTAGTACAGAACACCTCTGGGCAGAGTTTAGAGGGCTTATTACATGCTGCCTATTTAGGTGTTTTGAATGAGATCCTTGCAAGTTCCACTCAACACCCACTGTTCTTTGTACAGCAGGAGACAATGGAAATTCTTAATTCACCTTCTCCATACCACCTATGGTATGTGGAGTTTTTAATCAGAGTGCAGCACTAGATTTCTGAacagttaaataaaatttaacagaaactatattaaaaaattataattctcTTACAAAATTTTCACTTCCCTGATAATTAACAAAACTTATTCAGtatatagaaaataaaacaatgtaAAGTGACTGATGCTACAGACACAGACTTGAGCAGCTGTGagtgaagagatcagtgtctgcccctctaCTTCCCCTCATGAAGAAGTTGTAGATTACAATGTGGTCTCCCCTGaatctcctccaggctgaacagaccaagtgacttcagccactcctcatccGGCTTCacctcaaggcccttcaccacCTTTGCTGTCTCtctttggatgctctctaacAGCTCAATGATTTTCCTatacccaaaactgcccccagcactaAGGTGAGGCAGCCCCAGGACACAGGTCGCCCTTCTGGCTGCTAGGGCACTGCTGACTCGTGTTGAACTTGCCACTGACCAGGACCCTCAGGTCATTTTCCTCCAGTCATTTGttccccagtctgtccataCATTCAGGGTTGCCCCACCCTAGGTATAGAATCTGGCACTTTCCCTTTTTCAACTTCATATGCCCAGTGTTTGCCCAGCCCTCTTAATTTGTTGAGGTCTCCCTGCAGGGCCATTTTGTATCATGTCCAAACTTACTTAATATACCTTCGAAACCAGTGTCCAGTCATTTATGAAGCTGTTGAATagcacagggctgaggatggagccctgtggaaccCCACCAGTGACAGGTCACCAGTCTGATGTCACCCATTCATTGTAACCCAACCCTGTTGCTCACACATCACATGATGTGTTCATCCAGGTGCTGGATGTTTTGTCAAGAAGGAAGGATAGTGTGAGAGCCAATATGGAAAGTTCTACTGAAATCCAAAACGATTAGAGAAACTGGTTTCCCCAGGTCAGCTAGGTGGGCTACCCTGTTAGAAGGTTATATGGCAAAGACCTATTTTTAGACCATGAGAATAGATCAGAGTGCCTTTCAGAGTCACGCCAATACCTAGTTTTGAAACTTAAAATTATATTACACTGATGCACCTGTTAAATTACAAACACAAAAGTCTTTTACAAATCTGCTGAAACAGCAACAGTAGCACCTAAGTGAAAAATCgcaaaaatttcttcattttaaaaaaatcagatagCAAAAGATCCAGTAAGATGATCCCTGTAACataaacattttataaataaaacttGAAAGAATGGCATTCTTGAAACACAATGCAAAACAAGTAAAGATGTAAAATACCAGTTGAATAAAACACAGTATGGGTTTCCTAATGACGTGCCATGCCAACTAGTCTGACACCTGAATTTCCAGCCACTGAAACAGGAGACATTAACACTGTTTCATCATACTGTCATAATGGGCAACCTTCAactaaaagaataaaaggatTTATGAAAGACTCAAACCCAACTGTAGAAAAGAAGTGTGAATGTTGTTCTGAAGAACCATTATCAGATTAAGGACATGTCCTGAAACATTGATCTGTACCGCCTTTGGTGGGGACAGAGTTAACTTCCTTCACAGTAGCTCAGATGTTGCTGTTTCAGATTTGTGACACAACAGTGCTGACAGCACACCCATGTTTTCAGCTAATGCTGAGCAATGATCATGCAGCACCAGGGTTATTTCTCACAATGCAGCATGGCTGTCTACTCTGGGGATCAGCAAGAAactgggagggggcacagccaggacagctgatctCAGAAGACTGAGGGCTATCCCACAACATATGGCATCATGCTCCTCAGTAAAAGCtaggagaagaagaaaggaaggacaTTTGGAGttatggcatttgtcttcccaagtacCTGTTATGAGTGATGGATCCCTTCTTTCCTGGAGACAGTAAAACACCTGTGGGTAGTGGTGAATTAATCCCCAATTCTGCTTTGCTTATGTGCCCAGGTAATTGAACTGTCTTTATCATAACACATCTTTTCTTGCACTTTTGCCGTTTTGATTTTCTGCCCATCCCACCAGGCTGGGAGGGGCAGGGGTGTGGGGAAGCAAGCAATAAACTGTGCGGGGTATAGTAACCAGCCAGGCTTAACCTACAGCAGAGAGGTCCTCAGGGAGAGCCAGTCCTAAGGCCAACTTTACCATGTGCTTCCATCACAATAAAAAGCCcttaaaaaccttaaaaaatcggcaaaaaaaccccacaaaaagacagaaagtCCTCCCTTCCCAATTCATAAAGAAATGAACACAAAAGATAAAATGCTGTTGGAATGCAAAATCAAACTCATCTGGTTACAAAGCACAAAGAATTTTTGCTGCACACAGCAAATCAgggctcctggctgctgtggaGCTAGAAGTAAGGAGTGTCGGACCACACTGGGTCCCTCCTTTGCAGTCTTCACTTACAGAATCACAGTAGCAATTGAGCTGGAAAACACCTCGAGATCGtcgagtccaacctatgactCAAGATCaccttgtcaaccagaccaCAGCACTAcatgccatgtccagtctttccttaaacacctctaAGGATGGTGActgcaccacctccctgggcagcccaatGCAATGTTATTCCAAGCACCTGCTGCACAACGGCAGTGAAGAAACGGCGGTTTCCTAGTCTACGAACGTGCCGAACAACCTTGTCTGACAACCCTGGACACGCCGTCATCGGGCACCGACCGCACGCGTCTTGCGTCTTCCACGAGGTCTTCAAGCCGAGCCAGTGCCCTGTCATAGCACTGAAATACAGCCGGCGACGGGCCACGACAACGGGCGCTACGCAGAGCCACCGCCAGCTCCGGGGATCCGCCAGATCCGGGGATCCACCTGCACAGGCCCGTCCCGCTCCCGGGAATCCGCGGCCCAGTGCCGCCGGCGGCCCCACTCACTGCCCTGCCGGGCGAGCTCGGTGGGACTCACCTCTCTTCCCGCCGCGCGTCCGCCGATTCCGCCGCGGTCCCTGTTCCGTCCGCCGCCGGGGTGTCCGAACCTGGGGGTTCCGCCGGCTCAGGGTCCACCACgccagcggcggcggcggcggcggcggcggccctgCCCGGGGGGCGCACGTTGGGCCGCACGGTGAGACGGGCCCGCCGGAACATGGCGGCGGCTCCGGGAGAGGGGCGCGCCGGGCGCTCGCGGGAGAGGCGCCCGCCCGCGCAGCCGCCCGCGAGCTCGGCGGCGTCAGCAGCGCGCGGCGGCGATGGCCCGCGGATGCCGCGAGCCCGGCCGGCTCACGGCGTGCCGCCCCAGCGGCGCGCCCCGCAACGTCATCAGCGTGCACCCATCGCGAGATGAGGGGCGGGAGGCGGAGCCTCTACGGGGCAAGCAGTAACGGCGCCGTAGCCGCCTGTAAGGCCCCAGCAACTGCTCAGCCGCCTGTAAGGCCCCAGTTCAGCCGGCTCCCAGCAGCTGTCCAGGCGCCCGCTCTgccccccagcccaggctgccacACCACAGCCCCCGCACCTCTCCCGCACACTCGGGCCCGGCAGGACGCGCAGCACGAGCCTCGCAGTGCTCCTGCCCGAGGGGCGGGGTCAGCGGCGCGCGTTCCGCTGATTGGGCCGGGCGCGCGCGGCGCCGTGACATCAGCGGCCAGCGAGGAGTCATAAggtgcggcggcggcggcagcgccctAGAGAGCTCCGGCGGTAGGGGCGGAGGAGGTTCGAGTTTGGCTGGTGGTAGCGGTCGAAGGCGTAGCGGCGCTGCGCGGCCTCAGCGTCTCGCTATGACCCGTGAGTACCGGGGGGCTGTTTGGGGCCTGTCGAGTAGCGAAGTGGGCGGTAGGACTTGGGCCGCCCTCCTGGTCGGTTCCTGCTGTGGGGCGCGACGCTGAGGGCGGTCCGGCTGGGGGTCGTGCCTGGGCCGCGATCTGGAAGTCGGCCGCTGTGTGAGGCCAATGTTGCGTCCGGCTCTTTGCGGACTTGGCGTCCCACCAGCGAAATCTCGCCTGTAGCGATTGCGTGGGGAGGAGGCTTTTCCCCACGTCCTGCTGCCTTCCGAAGCTGGAGGTGAAAACATCCTCCTCCGCCTTCTGGTCAGTGGAGGCGGGACCGGGGGGAGAAATTAAGGTAATGATGGGCTGAAACAACAGCCGCACTTCATTTCAGTCCCGGCTGCCGCCCAGACTGAAAATAGAGGGCTTTAATATCCGTGCTGAACACTGAATACTATGCTGCTTAACCTGTGGTGGTTGAGACTGTTGTTGAAAGGGCAAGAGCACTCGCCACCGTGCTGGATGCTGACCAACAGCAGTGTTCTCACACCCGCTCTAAAATGGCGGAGAAGTGACCCGGGATGCTCCGGCTCCCCTGACTGCTGGGAGTGCTCCTGTGCCTTCTGCCTGTTATGTCTGGCAGTACAGAAAATCCCTGTGTTTAATTTTGGTTGTGCTTTCACATTAATTCGAAAAAACCCAATTTTGAGGCTGTGCTGTCACATTCATCTCGAAAATACACAGTTATGAGGGCACACTTGCTGCTGAAGTCCAGCTGAGGACCTGGAACATAAAGTTTGTGCATAGAACACAATAAAGAAGCGCATTTAGGATCCTTGATGGCGTTTTTCTTCTCGTGGAGTTGGAAGAGTGAGGACAGGTTGAAGTAAGGTCTGTGTTTTGCACAAGCAGGCCAAGATGGGGATCATTGAGAAGGAAGGTATAGAAATGTATAAGCAGGAAGAGTGTACTGCTCTTTTTATGGCAGTTCATGCTTGAATTTTAGGAAGCTGAATTGTCTTCTGTTGACAATTTCATGGAAGATTTAGCTTGATATTACAGAATGTAGGAAACACCAGTGGTTCCCTTGAAGGTAGGGACACTTATGCAGCATCCCAGATGAAGTAATGGGGCCAAATAGTCCTTGGCAATGTTTACTTGGAAGCACTGATGGTAGAAGTAAGCTTTTCTTCAGAGTTTTTGGTATTCTGTGGTTTGTGCATTATATATTGCTCAGCTTTTCTACCttctctgctttgctgtgcCACCTGCTTTTCAGTGGTAAAATTGAGTTCTGTTCCTAAATTTAAAACCTTACCATGTGTAAGGAAGAACTCTGCATAGCCCGTGCTCACTATTTGcttggaaaacaaggaaaaaatcgGAGTTTAAGAGTGGAGATTAACTGCTCATAATGAAGTGTTTGTCGTTGAAGGTAATTCCGGCTTTAacaaactgtttttattttgtttctgttttcttcatgataaaataagatatttctcatttttgggtggtttttgttttggggctgttggttttgtttgtttttgtttgtttgggtttttttaagcactGTATAAGAGTTCTTTCATTGCTCCCCAGTCCTTCATATAACGTTCTTGCCTCCTGAGCACCACAAAACTCAGGAGCCATTTATGGCCTGGAATGTGTCATCTGCTCATGAGTCATCAAGTTCTAATCAACACTAGTACTGCCAGAGACAGCAGGTCTGCTTCAGTCTCTGAACAAACAGCTGCCCTTCTTCTAAATGGACTTAGAGGACAGGATGCTAGTGAGGATCGCGAGTAGAAGTTCTCTTAGTTCTCTACCTTTTCCAAGAGGTAGTACTTAATGTCCTGTCACAGACAAAAGTTATCTTCCAATACAAGAGCAGCTTTTGGGAAGCAACAGTCATACAGGACTGTTTTTACTTGAGCTTCTGGCATGTCTTAACCAGGCAGTCCATAGGCTCTTGTGAAGAATGCACAAacccctgctcctgcagagtTCATCTTGTCTACTTGGTGACACGGCAGGTACCTTTGCTCAGAAAAGGTGTGGGTACAAAGTGGTGGATCATACCAGGaggttgttgttgtttaaaaGTGACCTAGTCCTAAGAAGCATTTGTACACCAGAAATTACAGGCACCTCAAGACTGAGATCACTGGCTTTGAGACTGAAAGATGGCACAGTCAGTCTTAAAACTAATTTAGAGAGACtgaaaagagagacaaaaaattATGAAGAGAGGGAATTGTAATTTTTGAGTATAAAAGAATGTTATTGTGTTAGTTCAACAGAACAAATGATTATGTGTAGCATATCTGGAACACTGTCAGTCCAAAAGAACTAGAAGAAGTAGTACCAAGCCAGTGAACCAGGTCTGGCAGGTGCAAAATAGCAAAATAGAGTGAAGGAAGGGAATACTGAGGAGAGATTGCCAGCTAATGCAGAAGAGGTTGCAGTCTGTGGCCATTGCCTGGAAGACCCTAACTATTTAGATGGAGAGTCGATATTTGGATGTTGTGCCCTCGGGAACTTAGTGTGATCAAAGAGCTTGCATTCCTCTTGTTGGTAGTTGTGGGGAAAGCCTGAAGAAGTGTCTTCTCTGCTGACAGTTATGTGGGTTTGTGTCTTGCTATGCATAAAGAAGTAATGTTACTCTTCTCACTTTTGTTGGAAGTAATGCCACCACTACCCAGTTGCTAGGGCCCAGGCTTATGTTCTGTactgtatttcaaattaaaaaaaccttttgaGGTCATCTCTTCAATAGTATTTGAGTGCAGTCAATTTCAATGCTGTTCTTTCAGtctaaaagtaatttgtaaGGTATATTGAATGCTGGAATGTGTTTCAGAGTGGATGACTTGTCTTTGGATGATTTTGTCCAGCCTATTGGTGTGATGGTTTTCCTTCAGCCTTTTATGACAAACTACATTTTGTTTCTGTAAGGAATATTAGAATTTTGGTAATCTCTTAAACATGACATAGAATTGAAAAAGTAACAACTATGAGCCTTTAATTTCTCCTGTTGTACACTGGGAGAGGACACTGAGATAGAAGACATGGCCATACCAGCTCTATACATTATGCCAAACTGCACTGCCTTTATAACAGACTTTTATACAGGTACATTGTGTGGGAAAAAACAAATGGTAGTACTTGTTTAACTCTATATTATCTTGCAGGTGGGAACCAGCGTGAACTTGCTCGCCAAAAGAACCTGAAGAAAACTCAGGAGATCCACaaaggcaaaaggaaagaaGATAGCTTGTCTGCTTCTCAGAGGAAACAGAGGTAAGGTCTAGAAAAATTGAGTAAATGTTTAGTCtgaaaaaggagagagggaCATAGGTGAGAAAGAATCCAGTGTCTTAGCTGACACAGCATTTGAATGCTTTGTTTTTATTCACTGGCTAATCACTTGCCAGAGCATAAACTGTGGATTAAATTTTGCTGTATCTGCTGTTAAacagatgtatttttattaCCTCCTGtaaagctttttcatttttttgacCAGCTTTTTGCCTactgcaaacaggaaaaaattgtgTAATGCTTTCTTGAAGATATTTGATCCATTATATCCTttacttctaaaataaaaataattatatcaggTCCACTAATCAAGTAAATTGTCTGCCTCATGGAATACATGCACTAAAAAAACAGGGTAATAAAAAACTGTTTGTggctgagaaattattttttcctttttcaggtGGAGTTTACTAAAAGGAGGGAACTCTACTTATAAAAATTGTGAGCCAGTATCTGATATCCAACTGTTTTTTCTTCATAGGGATTCTGAAATCatgcagcaaaagcaaaaggcaGCTAATGAAAGGAAGtctctgcaggcaggagcaaaATGAGCCGCCGCTATGGAGAAGATAGAGTGCGCCAATGAAGCAGAAGGACCGTAGAAGATCATACATAAAATTGGCCATTAAATGAATAAATGTTTATTGTGCAGAGTTGTTCAACTAGCATTAGTTCAAGTATTTTCTGGTTACTATAGGCCTAGTTGTCTATAGTGCTCGTTCAAAACCGACTATACTCTTCTGCATGTCTGTGAATAAAAGTACCAAGCAATAGCTTTATTCTAGCTTTTGCTGCATTTGTTAGTTTTACTTAATGGTTCCAGTAACAGGATTTCTGAAGTTAGACGAGATTTGGTTACCCGAATTCTTGAAAGTACAGCTTCATTCAGAATAGAACACACTTGTAAAATGTGCTTCACCGTGTGGAGGTCTGAACTGTaaatctcaaaatatttttacaataaaatGTTGCATGAAGTACTGTCTAATCTGAAATGGTTATGCTTTATAATCAGTTGATTTCTAAGAAGTTACCAAGAACATAAGGAATGGATAATCCTGTGGAGGAATGCAGTATAAGAatgtaaatataatataaagTATAAGTAAAGTTTATAAGAAATGCATATTATAAGCACTGTCACATGCAGTTCAAGTCTGCCCTATAGGAAAAATTGCCACTTGACTTGCAGATTTGCTGGTG encodes:
- the SERF1A gene encoding small EDRK-rich factor 1 — translated: MTRGNQRELARQKNLKKTQEIHKGKRKEDSLSASQRKQRDSEIMQQKQKAANERKSLQAGAK